Sequence from the Bacillus thuringiensis genome:
TAAACTTAATGAAAAGCTTCCAGGGCTTCCGATTGGAGCATCAAATTTTCCTTTATTAGCTTGTGCAGTTGGGACTGTGACTGAGACTGTTGAGAGACTTGAAATTTTCGCTAGATCATCTTTTCCGAATGGATACGCGATATAACCAGAAATAGTTTCTCCTGCTTTTACTAAGTAATCATTCGTTGGAGCAAGTTTAGTTGGTAGCTGATCTTCTTTTGGAATTAAGTCTTTATAGTTACTATATACTTTCTGAGCACCAGTAAATGACATGTCCAATGCTGGCATATAATAGATATCTTTAGCTGAACTATTTTTTACGCTATAGTTCACAAGAATAACTCCGCCCTCTGTTTGACGGTTAAATGGAATGTTAAAGTCCGTATGGAATCCATTTAATTCAACTAATGTATAACTGTTCATTGATACTGAAACATCTTCAGCTTTATAGACTTGTGGTTCCTTATTTTCAAAAAGAACTTTTGTTTTCCCGCCTGTTTCTTTTTCCATGTAGGAAATCAGTTTAGAATAATCGCTGGAGCTAGTAGCGGTATTTTCCGTCTTTTTATCTTCAGTTTTCTTGTCTTCGGATTTTTTTTCTTCAGGTTTATTTTCTTTCGTGGTATCCGTTTTTTCTGTCTTATTTTCTTTTTGTTCTTTATTTGTCGTATCGCTTTGACCACATCCAGTTATTACGAAA
This genomic interval carries:
- a CDS encoding DUF5068 domain-containing protein produces the protein MSKKILSLFSAVIVAAFVITGCGQSDTTNKEQKENKTEKTDTTKENKPEEKKSEDKKTEDKKTENTATSSSDYSKLISYMEKETGGKTKVLFENKEPQVYKAEDVSVSMNSYTLVELNGFHTDFNIPFNRQTEGGVILVNYSVKNSSAKDIYYMPALDMSFTGAQKVYSNYKDLIPKEDQLPTKLAPTNDYLVKAGETISGYIAYPFGKDDLAKISSLSTVSVTVPTAQANKGKFDAPIGSPGSFSLSLNTQGAEKVATDKTFYQDKATANNMGDKKMLKEKSSINNSQELGAVNVTLDGYQFTQFTPNSVEAPRFANFKNGIVLLTVKFKLDNKDTQDVSLSPISSTLRVNDGTQYTINEGMLLNYDYNAAVKTGTSGELLQVFILDQEQYEKIWKDKSFEIELGPMRNKEAKDISQGKKAKFTLPK